CCAAGGGTTGGTCGAAGGATGGTTCAGGATCGTTCGACTGAAGGTTCGCCCAGCAGAATTCACCGATTGAGGTCGACGAGCCGGGATTGAGTGTGGTTTTGCTTCGATCTTGATGCTGCCCCGTTAATCCACCTTCTTGTGCCAGCAGATCAAACTGCGACGGCGACATCCAGCAGATGAATTCTCCGGTCGCTGGGAATTCGTGATAGACTCTCGCGCCGTACAACTCGATTAGTTTCCTATTTACTCTTTGAGATTCGCTGTCGGTACTCGGCAGCTTGAGGTAGCAATTGGATACGTTTGCTTCACTCAGTGCTGAAACAACAAGCAGCAGGGTGAGCACTAAGATTCCACTCCTGAATGACATAGCATCCCTCCGATGTTGAATGTGTATTGATGTCCGAGTGTAAGGCGGTCCTAACCTAAGAACATCTAATCATTTTACTTCCTCTCCATGTCGTTACCATCTCTGCACTTACTCCGGCGAGAGCTGGAAGTTCACGCCGGTAATTGTTGCACGTTCCTCCGAGCTGATGACAACTATCGATTGGCTTCGATAGCCTACCTTTCGACAAAACACTCTGCGGGGACCGTATCCAAGGCTTCCTGCTGCGTAACGCCCAAGTGAATCGGCATAGGACGGATTGGTGCTGACCGTATCTCTCAAATTGATCACTGCCGAATCAATCGGTTCGCCAGTCACAGAATCGGTCACTACACCTCGGATACTCGTGACGGGGTCACTGATATCAAGCTTGCAGCTCAACCAGACCGTTGCAGATACGACCAACCCAATGCCGACAATTCGAAGAAACATCCTGTGTTGCATTCTCATTCTCCCTGTTTACAGGTTATTGGTTATACAACTCAAAGTTCCACCTCAATCACCTTCCTGATGCCTGTTCCCATTCCTGTCATTTCTGCATGCGCCCGCCGCGCCCTGTCTTTCTGGAAGACGTTCTAATCTACGTTCGTGTTCAATCTGAGTCAATCACATTTTGCGCGTTGCGAGGTATTCTAACTGCCTGCTTATCCTGTAAAACAGCGCCAACTGCTGCCATCCTTTGGCCCCAAAAAAGAGCCCTGTCGCCCCTGCTAAACCGTTTGACATCGGCTAGCCATTTGTATATCATGGTTGCCTTGGCTTGTAATCGGCGAGACCGTAAGAGCCTGTGACACTGCAAATTCAAAGATCGTTTGGAGGATTCCGGTGAAGGAATTTACGACTGACAAAATCCGTAACATCTGCGTGGCCGGACAACGTGGCTGCGGCAAAACCAGTTTGGGTGATGCTGTGGCCTTCATCGCCGGGATCAACAACCGTGTCGGGCGCGTCGACGACGGCAGCTCGCTTTTGGATCATACCGATATCGAGATGTCCAAGAAGACCACGATTTCTGCAAAGTTGCTTGCAACGCCCTGGTCGGACAACAAGATCAACTGGCTTGACTGCCCCGGCCATCCGGACTTTGTGGGTGAGTTGCTCTCAAGCGGCGCGGTGTCGGACGCCGCCCTGTTTGTCATCAACGCAACTTCCGGCGTGGAAGTCGGCACCCAAATGCAGTGGCGCGCGCTGGGTGACAAGCCGGTGGCCAGGATGTTCTTTGTCAATAAAATGGAGCAGGAGAATGTCACCTGGCAGGCCAACTTAGACAGCCTTAACGAAGCCTTCGGTGTTTCTGTTGCTGCCGTCCAGATGCCGATTGGTGAAGCGTCCGGATTCAAAGGAATCATCGACTTACTCACCAATAAAGCCTACACTTTCGACGATAAGGGCAAAGCGACCGAAACCGAGATTCCCGGCGACATGAAAGATGCCGCCCAGGCTGGCCGGGATAAGTTGATTGAGTCGGCCGCCGAGGGCGACGATGCTTTGCTTGAGAAGTTCTTCGAGGATGGGACGCTTTCTGATGAAGATTTCGCCACTGGCTTTGCCAAGGGTTTGCAGGCCGGTAAGGTCTATCCGATATTGTGTGGTTCGGCCTCATTGAACATGGGTGTCAGCCTGCTTTTGGACTTCATAAACCGGCACGCCCCCTCCCCCGCCGACATGCCGGCCTCGACCGCGCTCAAAAGCGGTACCGAGGATGCCGTCGAAGTGGCCTGTGATGCTTCCGGTCAGCCATTGGCTTATGTTTTCAAAACGCTTTCGGAAAGTCACCTCGGTGACATGTCTTTCTTGAAAATCTACTCGGGAACTCTGAAGTCCGGCATGGACCTCAAGAATCAGCAGACCGACAACGGTGAACGCGTTACACAGATATACACGCTGCAAGGCAAATCCCGACAGGATATTGCCTCGGTGGGCGCCGGCGATATAGGCTTGTTGGTGAAACTCAAGAACACCCATACCGGTAACAGTCTGGCCTCGAACGCGCTGGGACTGACAGTGCCGGCCGTGGCCTACCCCAACCCGGTGATGGATGTGGCGATCAGAGCCAAGTCCAAAGGAGACGAGGAAAAGATCAGTTCGGGATTGAACAAACTGCACGAAGCAGACCCGACATTCAAACTGGTGGCTGACCCGGCCCTGGCGCAGCAGGTGCTGTACGGTCAGGGACCTACCCATATCGAAGTGCTGACCGAGCAACTGAAATCTCGATTCGGTGTTGAGGTGGAACTGGTGCGGCCCAAGATTCCCTATCGCGAAACGATCAAGGGTAAAGCCGAGAAGCAGTACCGTCACAAGAAACAGTCGGGTGGGCGCGGGCAGTTTGGTGATGTGCATATTCGTCTGGAGCCGAACGTTCGCGGCGGCGGCTTTGAGTTCATCGACGCCATTAAAGGCGGCGTGATTCCTACCAAGTTTATCCCGGCCGTGGAAAAAGGAGTTGTCGAATCGATGGTCAAGGGTGGTCTGGCCGGTTCGCAAGTGGTCGATGTCAAAGTGACGCTGTTCTTTGGATCGTATCATGATGTGGACTCGTCCGACATGGCTTTCAAGATTGCCGGACTGATGGCTTTCAAGGAGGGTTTCATGGAGTCCAAGCCGGTGCTGTTGGAACCTATCTGCAACATCGAAGTGACTGTGCCGGACGATTACACCGGCGACGTCATGGGTGACTTGTCATCACGTCGCGGCAAGATTGCCGGTATGGACCCCGACGGTCGCAACCAGATCGTGCGGGCTGCGGTTCCGCAGGCGGAGTTGTATCAGTATGCGGTCGACCTGCGTTCGATGACCCAGGGTCAGGGTGTGTACGCTCTTGAGTTCGCGCGCTATGAAGAGGTCCCGCACGATGCTGCTCAGAAAGTGATCGAAGCAGCCAAGCGCGACGCCGAAGAGGAGTCTTGACGACCTGGCGTATTAGCATCATCTAATCCCACGTAGGGGGCGGCCTTGCGTCGCCCCACTGTTTCGGCGGACACAAGGCCCGCCGCTACGCGCGACGGAAAACCGACTTCTAATTCAATCTCCCTGCCCCGGTCCCCAAGATCACGCTCAGTCTTGTAGGGCAGTCTGCCGTGGCGGACTGTGATCCTGCCGAATTGGCGGCATCCCTCCTGCGGCGGACCTTCGGCGCAGGGATGCCGCCCTACTTTGGTTCTGGATTCCGACCTTCGCCAGAATGACACCGGTGAGCACGCCTGCAAATGGGTTCGTTTTGCGGAAAAAGTACTTTTGTAGTCCCCACTTCTCGCGGCGGTCGACAACTCAGCCATAGCATCAACCCCGCGTGGCGCGGGGTGTCATGCCAAGTGCACTCGCGGCACGAGCGACGCGAGATGGGTTTGGTAGTTGCAATGTCGTGTTCGTGTAATAGCATCGATGGTGAATGCGATGCGTGCACGGGTTGGGCGT
The window above is part of the Candidatus Zixiibacteriota bacterium genome. Proteins encoded here:
- a CDS encoding carboxypeptidase-like regulatory domain-containing protein, yielding MQHRMFLRIVGIGLVVSATVWLSCKLDISDPVTSIRGVVTDSVTGEPIDSAVINLRDTVSTNPSYADSLGRYAAGSLGYGPRRVFCRKVGYRSQSIVVISSEERATITGVNFQLSPE
- the fusA gene encoding elongation factor G; its protein translation is MKEFTTDKIRNICVAGQRGCGKTSLGDAVAFIAGINNRVGRVDDGSSLLDHTDIEMSKKTTISAKLLATPWSDNKINWLDCPGHPDFVGELLSSGAVSDAALFVINATSGVEVGTQMQWRALGDKPVARMFFVNKMEQENVTWQANLDSLNEAFGVSVAAVQMPIGEASGFKGIIDLLTNKAYTFDDKGKATETEIPGDMKDAAQAGRDKLIESAAEGDDALLEKFFEDGTLSDEDFATGFAKGLQAGKVYPILCGSASLNMGVSLLLDFINRHAPSPADMPASTALKSGTEDAVEVACDASGQPLAYVFKTLSESHLGDMSFLKIYSGTLKSGMDLKNQQTDNGERVTQIYTLQGKSRQDIASVGAGDIGLLVKLKNTHTGNSLASNALGLTVPAVAYPNPVMDVAIRAKSKGDEEKISSGLNKLHEADPTFKLVADPALAQQVLYGQGPTHIEVLTEQLKSRFGVEVELVRPKIPYRETIKGKAEKQYRHKKQSGGRGQFGDVHIRLEPNVRGGGFEFIDAIKGGVIPTKFIPAVEKGVVESMVKGGLAGSQVVDVKVTLFFGSYHDVDSSDMAFKIAGLMAFKEGFMESKPVLLEPICNIEVTVPDDYTGDVMGDLSSRRGKIAGMDPDGRNQIVRAAVPQAELYQYAVDLRSMTQGQGVYALEFARYEEVPHDAAQKVIEAAKRDAEEES